A genomic segment from Epinephelus fuscoguttatus linkage group LG17, E.fuscoguttatus.final_Chr_v1 encodes:
- the ggcta gene encoding gamma-glutamylcyclotransferase a, translating into MSVFHGEAGHFMYFAFGSNLLKERLQLANPSAVFCTTGRLKDYKLNFGLWEKHVDNVWHGGVATIESCPGAEVWGVIWTLSNDNLPSLDNQEGVNLGKYSPLEVSVETDKGLILCRSYQMNNFHACLPSPQYKQVVCLGAEQNGLPAEYLRRLEAIQTNNYSGPSILDQIRTVMK; encoded by the exons ATGTCCGTTTTCCACGGTGAAGCCGGTCACTTCATGTATTTCGCCTTTGGCAGTAACTTGTTGAAGGAGAGACTTCAGCTGGCAAACCCCTCTGCTGTGTTCTGCACCACCGGCAGACTGAAG gacTATAAGTTGAACTTTGGCCTGTGGGAGAAACATGTGGACAACGTTTGGCATGGCGGAGTGGCCACCATCGAGTCCTGTCCAGGGGCAGAAGTGTGGGGGGTAATCTGGACTTTAAGCAACGACAACCTCCCGAGCCTCGACAA CCAGGAAGGGGTGAATCTGGGGAAGTACTCTCCATTGGAGGTTTCAGTGGAGACTGACAAAGGACTCATACTCTGCAGGTCTTACCAGATGAACAATTTCCATGCCTGCCTCCCCTCTCCTCAGTACAAACAG GTGGTGTGTCTGGGTGCAGAGCAGAACGGACTCCCGGCGGAGTACTTGAGGAGGCTGGAGGCAATCCAAACCAACAACTACAGTGGCCCCTCGATCCTTGATCAAATCAGAACAGTCATGAAGTAG